The following coding sequences are from one bacterium window:
- a CDS encoding retropepsin-like aspartic protease yields MIHRPGAGRIPRPIVAARLSGTFRGPVEPSQEFEALIDTGAEGSLIWRPVLDRFGLIPSGRGTLTGVDGVEQVVPTAQMRIGVPPFDSAEVTVVVVDWRPSGCDVIVGMDYLGQIDFAVRQGTFGPI; encoded by the coding sequence ATGATCCACCGGCCAGGAGCCGGCCGCATCCCTCGCCCCATCGTCGCGGCGCGACTCTCGGGAACGTTCCGCGGCCCGGTGGAGCCTTCACAGGAGTTCGAGGCGCTTATCGACACTGGGGCTGAGGGATCGCTGATATGGCGTCCGGTTCTTGATCGTTTCGGCCTGATCCCTTCGGGGAGGGGCACTCTCACCGGGGTTGATGGGGTCGAGCAGGTCGTTCCGACAGCGCAGATGCGCATCGGTGTGCCCCCGTTCGACTCCGCGGAGGTAACAGTCGTGGTCGTCGACTGGCGACCGTCCGGATGCGACGTCATCGTCGGGATGGACTACCTCGGCCAGATCGACTTCGCCGTTCGGCAGGGAACCTTCGGCCCGATCTGA
- a CDS encoding DUF2442 domain-containing protein, giving the protein MVRPTRVEPRDGYRIWLRYSDGTAGELDLSYLAGRGVFKVWDETGCFETVHIGPAGSIAWDEDVELCPDALYMRLTGKSLAELAPAHRA; this is encoded by the coding sequence ATGGTTCGTCCCACCCGAGTTGAACCCCGAGACGGCTATCGGATCTGGCTGAGGTATTCCGACGGCACAGCCGGAGAGCTCGATCTGTCGTATCTGGCGGGGCGCGGCGTCTTCAAGGTGTGGGACGAGACCGGCTGCTTCGAGACCGTGCACATCGGTCCGGCCGGATCGATCGCCTGGGACGAGGACGTCGAACTGTGCCCGGACGCCCTCTACATGCGACTCACCGGCAAGTCTCTCGCGGAACTGGCACCGGCGCATCGTGCCTGA